Proteins from a genomic interval of Cyprinus carpio isolate SPL01 chromosome A21, ASM1834038v1, whole genome shotgun sequence:
- the LOC109064001 gene encoding odorant receptor 131-2-like, whose protein sequence is MAGSNGTIGDESFTHQQVFKLDMDAATSTETAVAVLTSLFFCFVNCVMLFALRSKRIFHETPRYILFGHMLMNDSVLLLVTTIMYTLALCFFPIPKSICTLLVFISYCTFFNAPLTLALMSLERYVAICFPLRHCNIATPKRTGIAIGFIWLLSSINIIADIILALVVNPNYLADIAFCTLEKLFIAKWQIDKSQGFDVLYFVSVAVIIIFTYISIMITARSVSSDKDSAKKALKTVLLHLIQLGLCLTSFLYATIERTLYTVIGSGSSLFINLRYVNYLIVLILPRCLSPLIYGMRDEAVWPLFKYFLCYCSGKVRPSVIIH, encoded by the coding sequence ATGGCGGGGTCCAATGGCACAATTGGAGATGAGTCTTTCACTCATCAGCAAGTCTTTAAGCTGGACATGGATGCTGCCACCAGCACTGAAACTGCAGTGGCTGTGTTAACATCTCTGTTCTTCTGTTTTGTAAACTGTGTGATGCTCTTTGCTCTAAGAAGCAAGCGCATATTCCATGAGACGCCACGTTACATTCTTTTTGGCCACATGCTTATGAATGACTCTGTGCTTTTGCTGGTCACAACTATTATGTACACATTGGCTCTTTGCTTTTTTCCAATACCCAAATCTATTTGCACCCTGTTAGTCTTTATATCATACTGTACTTTCTTTAATGCTCCTCTGACACTAGCACTAATGTCTCTGGAGCGGTACGTGGCTATCTGCTTCCCTCTGAGGCACTGCAACATCGCCACACCAAAAAGGACAGGAATTGCCATAGGATTCATCTGGCTTCTTAGTTCTATAAATATTATAGCCGACATTATTCTTGCTTTGGTCGTCAACCCCAATTATTTAGCAGATATTGCATTCTGCACACTAGAGAAATTGTTTATAGCCAAATGGCAGATAGATAAATCTCAAGGGTTTGATGTTCTTTATTTTGTGTCAGTTGCAGTGATCATAATTTTCACATACATTAGCATAATGATCACAGCCAGGTCTGTTTCCTCTGATAAAGATTCTGCTAAGAAAGCCCTCAAAACGGTGCTCTTGCACTTGATTCAGCTGGGACTGTGTCTCACCTCTTTCCTGTATGCAACAATAGAGAGAACACTATACACAGTGATTGGAAGTGGCTCTTCTCTCTTTATAAATCTGAGATATGTAAATTATCTTATTGTTCTTATTCTGCCACGTTGCCTGAGTCCTCTGATCTATGGTATGAGAGATGAAGCTGTGTGGcccttatttaaatattttttgtgctatTGTTCAGGCAAAGTAAGGCCCTCTGTTATCATACATTAA